The Phycisphaerae bacterium genome includes the window TGGGACGCGGCAAGGGCTACATCTTCCGCAAACCGTAAGTACAACGAGATAAACGGTTCCAGGGGAGCGGCCTTGGCCGCTCCCCTGGCTTGTTTTTACACCCGGCAGACGTCACTCACGAAACCCTATGGCTGCGATCAGCAAACACGTCGCCGATGCTTGCCGGCGCCGAGGCCCAGGGCGACCATCAGGATCATGAGGGTCGCCGGTTCAGGAACGAACACTCCGAAGGTGTGAGTCCCGACCTCGGCTCTCGAGAACAGATAGTCGGGGTTCACTTCGATGGTGCCGCACAGGGCGGTGACCCAATCGATGCCGTTGCCGTCGGTGGCGGTGACGCCTAAGACGTCGAAGAAGATCCATCGCGGCGACGTCACAGCCGGGACGGTGAAGGTCAGTTGCTCCACCACTCCGGACGTATTCGGGTCAAACTCGGTGCCCGCCGGGCTGGCCACCGTGTCGAAGCGAAGCGAGGAGAAGCTGGCGGACAGGCTGCCATCGGCCGGATCGGAGTTGTCGAACAGGCCGTCGTTGGCCACCCAGCCGTAGTCGCTGTACTCGCGGTTGACCATCTGCAGGTTTTCGCTCAAGTCGAACGTATAGGTCAGATTGGCAAGACCGGAGTTGGAACTGGATCGCAGGACCTCAAGAGTCATCTGCGTTCCGGAGACGGCGGGCTGACTGGAGTCGGTGAAGGGTCCTCCAATCCAGAGATCCAGCTCAGGCGCCGCTGCGGCCACCCCTGAACCGATAACGCAGACGCCTGCAAGCAGGCATAGCACAACCAACTGACCATTTTTCATCTCTCTCTCCCTCTGAAAACAGGTCTGATCACTTCTCTGCAGGCCACCGCCGCAGATCATTCACCATTTGAAGGCGGATGGGGTTTGACGGAGACCGTACGCCGGACCCACAACAGGGGATCGCCAGACCCGAGGCGTGAAAAGACCTTTCGCGCCTGTGGCAATCCCGGCTGGAGTTGGCTGCGCGGTGCTACCCGTGCCCCATGTGCATGGTCACTCTCTCTCCTAAAAAAGGCTCCCTTCGCCAGCTACCTCATCCCGCACCCATCGAATTCACTTGCACCTTACCACGTTCGAGTGCGGATGTCAACCCTGTTCTCCCGGGGCACGGGTCTTTTGAACGGATTGGCGACACCTGGCGGGCACTCAGAAACGTCCAATATCAGGCCATAAGCTGTGCAAATGGCCGTATGGCAGGGCCTTATGTTGTCGTCCAGCGGGATCGCCCGCTGCGAGATCACCGCGGATGCGCGCGGAACGACCTGCGCCTCCTCTGTCGGAACATCTCGCAAGAGCGAGTTGTTCCGTTCAGTCGGCACAGTCAGGAGCGGCTATCGGTGGATTTTCGTTGGCGTTCAGGCGGCGCATCATGTTATTATAGGGTGGTGATGAGGAGGTGGTTGTGAGGCGGCAAGGAGTCTTTTTACTGCGATCAGGACGATCGGGCCGGCTGGTCCGAAAGACCTTTCTTTTCTCCGGCTGACAGGATAGCAGCCGGGTTTCGCCAGTTCCCCTTTGGCCACCTCCGCAGGCAGTGACGGGCGC containing:
- a CDS encoding PEP-CTERM sorting domain-containing protein (PEP-CTERM proteins occur, often in large numbers, in the proteomes of bacteria that also encode an exosortase, a predicted intramembrane cysteine proteinase. The presence of a PEP-CTERM domain at a protein's C-terminus predicts cleavage within the sorting domain, followed by covalent anchoring to some some component of the (usually Gram-negative) cell surface. Many PEP-CTERM proteins exhibit an unusual sequence composition that includes large numbers of potential glycosylation sites. Expression of one such protein has been shown restore the ability of a bacterium to form floc, a type of biofilm.) is translated as MKNGQLVVLCLLAGVCVIGSGVAAAAPELDLWIGGPFTDSSQPAVSGTQMTLEVLRSSSNSGLANLTYTFDLSENLQMVNREYSDYGWVANDGLFDNSDPADGSLSASFSSLRFDTVASPAGTEFDPNTSGVVEQLTFTVPAVTSPRWIFFDVLGVTATDGNGIDWVTALCGTIEVNPDYLFSRAEVGTHTFGVFVPEPATLMILMVALGLGAGKHRRRVC